A stretch of Elephas maximus indicus isolate mEleMax1 chromosome 20, mEleMax1 primary haplotype, whole genome shotgun sequence DNA encodes these proteins:
- the KLF15 gene encoding Krueppel-like factor 15, which translates to MVDHLLPVDENFSSPKCPSGYLGDRLAGRRAYHMLPSPLSEDDSDSSSFCSCASPDSQALCSCYSSNVGTKGQDSILDFLLSRATLGGSGSIGVSSGPMAWGAWRRAPAPVKGEHFCLSEFSAGDPDDVPRPFQPTLEEIEEFLEENMEPGVKEAPEGGSKDFEACGPLSAGPPRSHLRPGSGGKECCTPPPGGPSASSAHSPGGGPSSEGPIPVLLQIQPVPVKQEAGTGPASPGQPPESIKVAQLLVNIQGQTFALVPQVVPSSNLNLPSKFVRIAPVPIAAKPIGSGSLGPGSAGLLVGQKFSKNPSAELIKMHKCTFPGCSKMYTKSSHLKAHLRRHTGEKPFACTWPGCGWRFSRSDELSRHRRSHSGVKPYQCPVCEKKFARSDHLSKHIKVHRFPRSSRAGRAAN; encoded by the exons ATGGTGGACCACTTGCTTCCAGTGGACGAGAACTTCTCGTCGCCAAAATGCCCATCCGGTTACTTGGGTGATCGGTTGGCTGGCCGGCGGGCGTACCACATGTTGCCCTCACCACTCTCGGAAGATGACAGTGACTCCTCCAGCTTTTGCTCCTGTGCCAGCCCAGACTCGCAAGCCCTCTGTTCCTGCTATAGCAGCAACGTGGGCACCAAGGGCCAGGACAGCATCTTGGACTTCCTGCTGTCCCGGGCCACGCTGGGTGGCAGCGGCAGCATAGGGGTCAGTAGTGGCCCCATGGCCTGGGGGGCCTGGCGGAGGGCACCGGCGCCCGTGAAGGGGGAGCATTTCTGTCTCTCTGAGTTTTCTGCGGGTGACCCTGATGACGTCCCGAGGCCTTTCCAGCCCACCCTGGAGGAGATAGAAGAGTTCCTGGAGGAGAACATGGAGCCGGGGGTCAAGGAGGCACCAGAGGGCGGCAGCAAGGACTTTGAGGCCTGTGGCCCGCTCTCGGCTGGGCCACCCAGAAGTCACCTCCGTCCTGGGTCTGGTGGGAAGGAGTGCTGTACCCCGCCCCCTGGTGGCCCCAGTGCCAGCAGTGCTCACAGCCCAGGTGGGGGGCCGTCGTCTGAGGGCCCCATCCCAGTGCTGTTGCAGATCCAGCCAGTGCCGGTCAAGCAGGAGGCAGGCACAGGGCCAGCCTCCCCCGGGCAGCCCCCAGAGAGCATCAAGGTGGCCCAGCTCCTGGTCAATATCCAGGGGCAGACCTTCGCGCTTGTGCCCCAGGTGGTGCCCTCCTCCAACTTGAACCTGCCCTCCAAGTTCGTACGCATTGCCCCTGTGCCAATCGCTGCCAAGCCCATTGGGTCGGGATCCCTGGGACCAGGCTCTGCCGGCCTCCTTGTGGGCCAGAAGTTCTCCAAGAACCCTTCGGCAGAACTCATCAAGATGCACAAATGCACTTTCCCCGGCTGCAGCAAGATGTACACCAAAAGCAGCCACCTCAAGGCCCACCTACGCCGGCACACTGGCGAGAAGCCCTTCGCCTGCACCTGGCCGGGCTGCGGCTGGAG GTTCTCGCGGTCTGACGAGCTGTCGCGGCACCGGCGCTCGCACTCGGGCGTGAAGCCGTACCAGTGCCCGGTGTGCGAGAAGAAGTTCGCCCGCAGCGATCACCTCTCCAAGCACATCAAAGTGCACCGCTTCCCGCGCAGCAGCCGCGCCGGGCGCGCGGCGAACTGA